TGGCCAGCAGTGCGTGCTGCTGCTCCAGCACGCCCAGCTGCGCGTCGGCATCCCGCCCAGCCTGCTGGAGCTGCTCAAGCCACTGCTGGATTTGCGCATCGCTGAACGCCGGGTACAAGTCCCGCAACCTTGTCACCAGTGCCCTGGGCCTGTTGCTGCTCAGGCCCAACCAGCGGCGCCAGCCGCTGAGCGGGTAACCGATGCGGCCATCGTCGAACCGCTGCGGTGCCCGGAATGAAGTGACTGGGCGGTCCAGCCCCAATGCCTCGACGACCGCCTGACGTCGCAGCAGAGCCCGACGGGCCAGCGTCGTGCGCAATGACGCAGCAAACGGTTCAGCGATGCCCAGCATGGCCCGTTGCCCGGCAGAAAAACCACGGGCCAGGACCGTGAACATCTCGCCTGGCTCCCCTATGGCATCGGCATTTCGGTCGCGCAACTGGAACCCTCCCTCGCGATGAACCAACTGCAGCTCGCGCCCCGTGCCAGCGGTGGTCAGCAGTGGTTCGCCGGCGTCACCATCGAACAGCGCCCAACGCGGTGACGATGCAGCGCCCGGCATTTCTTCCAGCAGTTTCAGGACGCACCGCGCCAAATCGAGGCTCTGCGGTGTATCGAAAGCCAGCGCCTCCAGTACCCTGGCGGCACGAATGCGCCTGACCCGGGTACTGGCCGCCTGGGCCATGGCCAAAGGCACCTGCTTGTCATCCAGCAGGCTTTGCCGATCAGTGTCGCTGGCTTCACGCAGCACTGCCTCGGCAGCGAGGCGATGCAGACTGGCAAAATCGCGTTGCAGCAGCTGCGTGGCATCGGTTGCGGGGTATTGCTCGTCGTACAGTTGCTCAAACACAACCCGCCGCTGGGCCCACAGGTACTCGGCCAGTGCCTGGTCGCTCATCTGCCCGGCACCCGGCAGCCCTCTGGCCTTGTCAAGCAAAGACACCTCACTGATGACCGCCCCGGTGCGCAGTTGGCTTACCAGCGCCGCGACACGCTCGGCCAACACGATGCGGCTCACCGTATCGCCCAGTTCAGCGTGCGGCGCCCGGCCATAGACATGCAGCCCGCGCAAGTCACTCGCATCCAGGCCGTGGATCGCCAGGGCCTGGTCGATCCGTGCGTCGTCCAGGGTGTCGAATGCTCCACCCAGCCGGCGAAACATCGCATGGCTGTCCTCCCACTCGGAGGGCTGCTCGCTCCAGATCCGCCAGGCACCGGCACCGTTATGGCGCAGCACAGGGCCATGCCCCTGCAGCGGGCGCAGTTGCCATTGCTCGTCCGAGGCACGCTGAATCACCGGGTAATAGTGGCCCAGCAACCTGATCCAGCGCTGATTGCCCAGTCGGTAGATCCCTTGATCGTCCACTGTGGCCTCGGCCCCGGGCGCCTCGCTGCGAAACGGTACGAGGTCGCCGCTCCACAGTTTTTCGCTACCGTCCTCCATCCGCGCCGGAACCAGCTCGTCCACCACATTCCAGGCCCGACGCACCGCCAACAGGCCGGCAACCGTCACGCCGGTCACGGCCACGGTCTTGCCGATGTTCAACACATGGTCCAGCGCCGCCCTGGTATCGCCTTCCTGCCAGTCCTCGACAGCATGAAAGGTTTCCTTCAGCAGGTCCCAGGCCGTCACCGCCAGCAAAGCGACGCCGATCTGCGGCACGAACAGCCCTGCCAGGCCCAGCAGGCTCCAGCCTTCGGCAGCCAGGCGCTTGTCGTGCTCCACTTGCAGCGCACGGTCGAGCTGCGCCACAGGTGGCGCGATCATCGCCGCATCGTCCTTTATTCGCGCGATGTGCGCATCGGCCAGGTGCTCGAACAAGGCAGCCGGGTATGCGCGCATGTGTTCATCCAGATCGCGGGTGGCCCAGGCGGCCACATCGCCCAGGCGCTCCTCGACCTTGGTGAAGAATTGCTGGCTGTCACGGCGGCGCACGAAGCGTCGGAAGAAGCGCTGGTACTCGACCTTGCGCAGACGCACGCCCAGTACACGCCTGGCAAAATCCTCCAAATCGTCGCGGGCGCTCCAGGGCCCCTGTGGGTCGCCTGGAATGTAGACCAGCACGCGCTGGCTGGTATCGAGCAACCAGCCCTTGTCGACCACATCCAATACCACGATCTGCTGCAAGTCGCAGCCAAATACCTGCAATTGCCTGGCAATCACTGGCGCCCCCTCCAGCGTGCCTGGCTGGCCATCACGATACAGGCCGATCACCAGCGCCAGTTCGGCCTCGGTCAGCACACCATCGACCTTTGCCTTGCAGGCATCGATCACCAGGTTGGCCTGGTACAGTTGGGTGAGCAACGCCTTGATGCCCTGCCCGTTCGCCGCCTGCCCTGCACCTGCATCCAGCACGCCAGCCAGGTGTTCCTGGTAACGCCTGCCCAAGTCCAATTCGCGGCACATCGCGGCAAAGCCCTGTGCGCCGGGGTGCGCCAGCGCGTTGCCGGCAGCATCGAGCACGGCATTGCGCCGGGGCTGTCCGTTGGCGCCGGCTTCCTGCACGGTGAAATTACACAATGCCGCCTCCAACAACGGCGTTTCGTAGTCGTCGGTGCCCTGCAAGGGATAACGCCCCGCGACCTGGCCACCTTCATTGGCCCAGTAAAAGTACTGCCGGCGAAAGAACAACGTGTCGACCGCCTGATCGACCTTGTAGCGCTCGGCCAACGCCTGCTGCAGCAAGGGCCTGGCGAATGCGTCGATTCCCTGGACGGGCGTAAACGCTGCGTCCAGCCCCTGCTGGCAGGCCAGGCTGGTCTTGAGCGCCTCGCTCAGGGCGCCGAACTGTGCCGGGCTCAATTCACTCATCCATGATGGTAGGCGGCGGGCGATCAAGCGGTCCTGATACGCCTGTTCGATGGCCAGCGTGTCGACGCTCGTTACCGGTTGCTTGGCAGTGGTGCCCATGTCGTACCTCCAGGTCAGAATGGCGTACGAGGCTACCCGCGGCCCTGGCACGGCAATGCCTAGCTAAATACCACCCACGCACTCATGCACCGCCAGACAGTTTCCACAGCCCTCCTGTCAGAATTTTTCCGCACGATGCTGGCAATCTGACTAGCGCTGACTACGCTCTGGGCTTGCCCCAGAGCCATCCGCTCAGGCGCATGAATGAAGGCAATCCGCTCTGATGCAATAACTGCCCCCGGACACTGCGAACGGATATCAAGCCGCGTCATCGCTTTCCCCCCACTGGAGTCTTCACGTCAAGGAGAGATGTGTGCGCTTTGGATCGGCATTCCTTTGCCTGTTGTTCGGCTGGGCAACGCTCAGCATCATCTCTGTCTGGGCGCGGCCCCTGCTGCCCATCGATGAAACCCGCTATGCACAGGTCGCCTGGGAAATGCACCTGAGCGGTGACTGGCTGGTGCCACGGATCCACGGTGAGCCGTACAGCCACAAGCCCCCCCTGCTCTTCTGGCTGATCAACCTGGGTTGGAGCGTGCTCGGCGAGCACCCCTGGGTGGCCAGGTTGGTGGGCGCGCTGATCACCCTGGCCGACCTGCTGTTGCTGGGTGCCCTGGCCCGCCGGCTGTGGCCCGGCGATGCCCGGGCCGCGGCGCTGGCACCTTGGGTGTTCTATGCCAGCCTGCTGGTGTTGGCCCTGAGCACGACGCTGATGTTCGACCTGCTGATGACCTGCGCGGTATTGATCGGCGTGCTGGGCCTGCTCGACACCGTGCAGCGTGATCGTGGCTGGCTGCTGTTCGCCCTGGCCACGGCCCTGGGCCTGCTGGCCAAGGGGCCGGCGCTGCTGCTGTACCTGCTTCCCGTCACCCTGGCCAGCCCCTGGTGGCTGGCCAGGGCCCCCGCCGCAGGCTGGGCGCGCTGGCACGGCTACCTGCTGCTGAGCCTGGCAGTGGGCATTGCCCTGGCCCTGTGCTGGGCGATTCCCGCGGTGGCCCGCGGGGGTGAGGCCTACCGCGACATGCTGCTGTGGGGGCAGACCGCCGGGCGAATGGCCAACGCCTTCGCCCACGAGCGCCCCTGGTGGTGGTACCTGCCCCTGTTACCGCTGTTGCTGCTGCCCTGGGCGCTTTGGCCGCACCTGTGGCGCGCCCTGCACAGGTTGTTGCGCCAGGCCGCGGCCGCCGAACGCCTGTGCCTGGTCTGGCTGCTGGCCGGCGTACTGGGGTTTTCCGCCATCAGTGGCAAGCAAGTGCACTACCTGCTGCCCCTGATGCCGGCCTGGGCGCTGCTGGTGGCCCGGGCCCTCAGCCAGCTGCCCGCCCCCCGCCCCGGGCTGGCCAGTTGCATGCTGGTGCTGGCGCCGTGGTTGCTGGCCGGCTCGGCCTTAGCCATCGGCCCGCTGCTCGGCTCGGCGGTCAAGGTGCCGGGCTGGTTGCGCGAGTTGTCGCCCTGGGCCGGCGCGGCCCTTGTCGCGGCGACCCTGGCGTGGCTGGTGCCGCTGCGGCGCAGGCCAGGGGCACTGAGCCTGGCGGCCCTGCCCTTGATGTTCCTGATCCTGCTGCATGGGTTGGTCATCAAGGCGATTGCCCCGCACTTCGCCCTGCTGCCGTTGACCGACCATCTGGAGGCCGCGCAACGCCAGGGCAAGGCCATTGCGCTGGCGGCGCAGTTTCGCGACCAGTACCCCTTTTCCCGACCGATGCCGCAGGTCATGACGCTGCTGCGCGAAGGCGAGGAAATCGCCTGGGCCCGCGCCAACCCACAAGGCCTGCTGGTGATCAATCACAAGCGCATCAGCGCCGAGCAACTGCAGGCGGCCCAGCGCTATCAACCGATACGCAGCGGCTACAGCGTGATCTGGTCGGCCCAGACACTGCTCGACACGCCCGGGCTGCTGGACAGCGAACTGCCGCTGAACGCCTTGAACATCGCCGACTGACGGGGGCTGCCAAGCGTTGCATGACAGCCTGATTAACAAAACTTAAACACCGTTGTGACATTTTTTTACAACTTGTAAGCCGAGGCTCTGCGGGTCGGCAAAGCCCAGCACGGCATTGGTCATTACCTGCCCAGATTCGAACATGGAGCTGCTAGATGAAGGTGACGGTTTTCGGTACCGGTTATGTTGGCCTCACCCAGGCGGTCTGCCTGGCCCAGGTCGGGCACTCGGTCATGTGCATGGATGTCGACGCCGAGCGCGTAGCGGCCCTGAGCCAGGGGCATTGCCCGATCTTCGAGCCGGGTCTTGCGCCCCTGCTGGAAAAGAACCTGGCCTGCGGCCGGCTGAGCTTCACCACCGATGCCAGGCGCGCCAGCAACCATGCCGAGCTGCTGTTCATCGCCGTCGGCACCCCGCCACTGGCCGATGGCAGCGCCGACCTGCGCCATGTGTTCGCGGTGGTCGACAGCATCGTGGCGCACGCCGACGGTTCCAGGGTCATCGTCAACAAGTCCACCTCGCCGGTGGGTACGGTGGACCGCATCAAGGCCCATATCGACCAGTGCGTGGCCGACAACCGCGACTTCCAGGTGCTCAGCAACCCAGAGTTCCTCAAGGAAGGCTCGGCCGTCGATGACTTCATGCGCCCCGAGCGCATCATCATCGGCGGCGCCGGGCCGGCGCAGGTCGAGCTGCTACGCGAGCTCTACCTGCCGTTCAGCCGCAACCGCGAAAAGCTCATGGTCATGGACGCGCGCAGCGCCGAGCTGACCAAGTACGCCGCCAACTGCATGCTGGCAACGAAGATCTCCTTCATCAACGAAATCGCCAACCTGGCCGAGCATGTGGGCGCCGATATCGAGATGGTGCGCCGTGGCATCGGCTCGGACCCGCGCATCGGCTACGACTTCATCTACCCCGGCTGTGGCTTTGGTGGCTCGTGCTTCCCCAAGGACCTGCAGGCCCTGCGCAAGTGCGCCGAGGCCGAAGGTTTCGAGCCGCACCTGCTGCGCGCGGTGGAGTCGGTCAACGAACGGCAGAAGAACCGCCTGTTCGACAAGATCGCCCGGCACTACCCCGAGGGTGTGCAAGGCAAGGTCTTCGCGCTCTGGGGCCTGGCCTTCAAGCCCAACACCAATGACATCCGCGAGGCCTCCAGCCGGGTGCTGATCGAAGCCTTGTGGGCTGCGGGCGCGAGAATCCAGGCTCACGACCCCCAGGCCATGGCGGAAATCCAGCGGCACTACGGCGAGCGCGCCGACCTGCGCCTGGTGCACTGCAAGGACGACGCGCTGGAGGGTGCCGACGCCCTGGTGATCGTGACCGAGTGGCAGGACTACCGGGTGCTCAACCTGGACCAGGTGCCGCATCTGCTGGCCGACCGGGTGGTGTTCGACGGTCGCAACCTGTTCGAGCCCGAGCACATGGCCGCCGCGGGCCTCACATACTACGGCATCGGCCGTGGCCAGGTGCAGCCGCCATGCCCGTACTGATCACCGGCGCCGCCGGCTTCATCGGTTTCCACCTTGCCCGGCGCCTGTGCCAGGAGGGCCTGGAGGTGGTGGGCATCGACAACCTCAACACCTACTACAGCGTCGAGCTCAAGCACGCGCGCCTGAAGCAACTGGCCGAATGGCCGAACTTTCGTTTCGTGCCCCTCGACATCGCCGACCAGGACGCGCTGCTCCGGCTGTTCGCCGCGCACCATTTTACCGAGGTGATCCACCTGGCCGCCCAGGCTGGCGTGCGCTATTCGCTGGACAACCCCGGCGTATACGGCCAGTCGAACCTGGTGGGGTTTCTCAACATGCTCGAGGCCTGCCGCCAGCACCGGCCCCAGCATCTGGTGTACGCCTCCAGCAGTTCGGTCTACGGCGCCAACGCCAAGCTGCCGTTCTGCGTCGAAGACCCGGTGGAGCAGCCAGTCTCGTTGTATGCCGCGAGCAAGCGCGCCAACGAACTGATGGCCCACAGCTACGCGCACCTCTATCAGATCCCCATGACCGGCCTGCGCTTCTTCACCGTGTATGGCCCGTGGGGCCGCCCCGACATGGCGCTGTTCAAGTTCACCCAGGCCATCCTCGAAGGCCGGCCGATCGACCTCTACAACCACGGCCAGATGGGGCGGGATTTCACCTACATCGACGACATCGTCGAAAGCATCCGACGCCTGCGCGTCAAGCCGCCCCAGGCCGGTGAAGGGCAACCGCCTTGCCAGCTGTTCAACATTGGTCGCGGCGAACCGGTCGAGCTGCTGGGCTTCGTCGAATGCCTGGAGGACGCCCTGGGCATCAAGGCACAGCGCAACTACCTGCCGTTCCAGCCGGGTGACGTGCACCAGACCTGGGCCGATGTGTCTTCGCTGGCGCGCTGGATCGATTTTTCCCCGAGCACCTCGCTGGAACAGGGTGTGCGGGCATTCGTCGGCTGGTACCGGGATTTCTACACCGGTACCCGCCGCGCAACCACAACAACGACACAGGAAGCCTGAATGACCGAACCCCTTGAGCTGTCGGTGCTGATACCGGCCAAGAACGAGGTCGACAACCTGCCCTCGCTGCTGGCGGAAATCCGCACTGCACTGGCGAATGAGCGCTATGAAGTGCTGGTGGTCGACGACGGCAGCAGCGACCAGACCCTGGCCATGCTGCAACAGTTGAAGAACCAGGGTTTCCAGCAGTTGCGCATCTTGCGCCACGAGCGCTCGCTGGGCCAGAGCACCTCGATCTGGCATGCCGCCCAGGCCGCTCGTGGGCGCTGGCTGGCGACCCTGGATGGCGATGGGCAGAACGACCCGGCGGACATCCCCGGCATGCTCGCGCTGGTACGTGGCAACGAGGACGTCAAGCTGGTGGCCGGGCACCGGGTCAACCGCCGCGACACGGCCAGCAAGCGCTGGGCCTCGCGCTTCGCCAACGGCCTGCGCAGCCGCCTGCTGAAAGACGCCACCCCCGACACCGGCTGCGGCCTCAAGCTGATCGAGCGCGCGGCCTTCGTCGGCCTGCCCTACTTCGATCACATGCACCGCTTCATCCCGGCGCTGATCCTGCGCCACAACGGCCGCATGCTGGTGCACCCGGTCAACCACCGGCCACGCCACGCGGGGATCTCCAAGTACGGCAACCTCGACCGCGCACTGGTCGGCATTCTCGACCTGTTCGGGGTCTGGTGGCTGATCCGCCGCACCCGCCTGGACGCCTGCCCACAGGAGCTCGAAGGATGACCCGGGAAACCCTCTGGCTGATCATCGGCTTCGCCGGCCAGGCCGTGTTCACCGGCCGCTTCGTGCTGCAGTGGCTGTACAGCGAGTTCAAGCGCCGCAGCGTGATCCCGGTGGGCTTCTGGTACCTGAGCATGCTGGGTAGCGCGCTGCTGCTGATCTACGCCATCTACCGCCAGGACCCGGTGTTCATCCTCGGCCAGGCCTTCGGCATCCTCGTCTACCTGCGCAACCTGCAACTGATCGCCCGCTATAAAGAGCAGAAGGAATAGCCCTTGCCACGTCTCAAGACTCTCGGCGCCGAGCGGCTGGCGCTGGTCGCCCTCGCGTTGTTGCTGATCGGCGCCGGTATCGGCTGGCGCCAGCCGATGAACGTCGATGAAGAGCGCTTTCTC
This genomic stretch from Pseudomonas entomophila harbors:
- a CDS encoding NEL-type E3 ubiquitin ligase domain-containing protein, which gives rise to MGTTAKQPVTSVDTLAIEQAYQDRLIARRLPSWMSELSPAQFGALSEALKTSLACQQGLDAAFTPVQGIDAFARPLLQQALAERYKVDQAVDTLFFRRQYFYWANEGGQVAGRYPLQGTDDYETPLLEAALCNFTVQEAGANGQPRRNAVLDAAGNALAHPGAQGFAAMCRELDLGRRYQEHLAGVLDAGAGQAANGQGIKALLTQLYQANLVIDACKAKVDGVLTEAELALVIGLYRDGQPGTLEGAPVIARQLQVFGCDLQQIVVLDVVDKGWLLDTSQRVLVYIPGDPQGPWSARDDLEDFARRVLGVRLRKVEYQRFFRRFVRRRDSQQFFTKVEERLGDVAAWATRDLDEHMRAYPAALFEHLADAHIARIKDDAAMIAPPVAQLDRALQVEHDKRLAAEGWSLLGLAGLFVPQIGVALLAVTAWDLLKETFHAVEDWQEGDTRAALDHVLNIGKTVAVTGVTVAGLLAVRRAWNVVDELVPARMEDGSEKLWSGDLVPFRSEAPGAEATVDDQGIYRLGNQRWIRLLGHYYPVIQRASDEQWQLRPLQGHGPVLRHNGAGAWRIWSEQPSEWEDSHAMFRRLGGAFDTLDDARIDQALAIHGLDASDLRGLHVYGRAPHAELGDTVSRIVLAERVAALVSQLRTGAVISEVSLLDKARGLPGAGQMSDQALAEYLWAQRRVVFEQLYDEQYPATDATQLLQRDFASLHRLAAEAVLREASDTDRQSLLDDKQVPLAMAQAASTRVRRIRAARVLEALAFDTPQSLDLARCVLKLLEEMPGAASSPRWALFDGDAGEPLLTTAGTGRELQLVHREGGFQLRDRNADAIGEPGEMFTVLARGFSAGQRAMLGIAEPFAASLRTTLARRALLRRQAVVEALGLDRPVTSFRAPQRFDDGRIGYPLSGWRRWLGLSSNRPRALVTRLRDLYPAFSDAQIQQWLEQLQQAGRDADAQLGVLEQQHALLAKTLSAWQRKAFATTEWESRREFVQGLVGCWRFLVPELSGDAPVRGGYLLTQANSRLQQLPSIPAQVSFPHVSCLALRVMKLKSIPDDFLRAFPNLRTLEITGCKLRRLPLPLALSERLEVLDLSNNRIILDAGQALVLAGCKSLVYLNLSRNPLRRPFSVLGMPRLNALLLSRTEIADLPYGVTDAARLHTLDLSDNRIDTLPEGFYQSHVWRAGRVHLFGNLLAASDPAVTVWNTVTDSQVPLKLRWLDLVDSELRDEMAAVWSLLEDEADSGHFFHLLGELTTSADFRGEFSARYLATRLLRMMQLMRENTGLRQELFDNAVVTRCEDSATFRFSDLEVRVRVWQAEQGMLPGQREQALLHLGGQLWRLQKLDELAWAHAEIMPTAGVESLEVALAYRVDLQYELDLPVEFDGMLYRGVANLGPADIAWARNWIVTAQTEEAISAWMVELRFWRQYLESTFAERLRVPQSDHDQLDDLLARDAPDEAIDRLQARIRQREHDTLLALTREALARSARTWRVALH
- a CDS encoding ArnT family glycosyltransferase; its protein translation is MRFGSAFLCLLFGWATLSIISVWARPLLPIDETRYAQVAWEMHLSGDWLVPRIHGEPYSHKPPLLFWLINLGWSVLGEHPWVARLVGALITLADLLLLGALARRLWPGDARAAALAPWVFYASLLVLALSTTLMFDLLMTCAVLIGVLGLLDTVQRDRGWLLFALATALGLLAKGPALLLYLLPVTLASPWWLARAPAAGWARWHGYLLLSLAVGIALALCWAIPAVARGGEAYRDMLLWGQTAGRMANAFAHERPWWWYLPLLPLLLLPWALWPHLWRALHRLLRQAAAAERLCLVWLLAGVLGFSAISGKQVHYLLPLMPAWALLVARALSQLPAPRPGLASCMLVLAPWLLAGSALAIGPLLGSAVKVPGWLRELSPWAGAALVAATLAWLVPLRRRPGALSLAALPLMFLILLHGLVIKAIAPHFALLPLTDHLEAAQRQGKAIALAAQFRDQYPFSRPMPQVMTLLREGEEIAWARANPQGLLVINHKRISAEQLQAAQRYQPIRSGYSVIWSAQTLLDTPGLLDSELPLNALNIAD
- a CDS encoding UDP-glucose dehydrogenase family protein — encoded protein: MKVTVFGTGYVGLTQAVCLAQVGHSVMCMDVDAERVAALSQGHCPIFEPGLAPLLEKNLACGRLSFTTDARRASNHAELLFIAVGTPPLADGSADLRHVFAVVDSIVAHADGSRVIVNKSTSPVGTVDRIKAHIDQCVADNRDFQVLSNPEFLKEGSAVDDFMRPERIIIGGAGPAQVELLRELYLPFSRNREKLMVMDARSAELTKYAANCMLATKISFINEIANLAEHVGADIEMVRRGIGSDPRIGYDFIYPGCGFGGSCFPKDLQALRKCAEAEGFEPHLLRAVESVNERQKNRLFDKIARHYPEGVQGKVFALWGLAFKPNTNDIREASSRVLIEALWAAGARIQAHDPQAMAEIQRHYGERADLRLVHCKDDALEGADALVIVTEWQDYRVLNLDQVPHLLADRVVFDGRNLFEPEHMAAAGLTYYGIGRGQVQPPCPY
- a CDS encoding NAD-dependent epimerase: MPVLITGAAGFIGFHLARRLCQEGLEVVGIDNLNTYYSVELKHARLKQLAEWPNFRFVPLDIADQDALLRLFAAHHFTEVIHLAAQAGVRYSLDNPGVYGQSNLVGFLNMLEACRQHRPQHLVYASSSSVYGANAKLPFCVEDPVEQPVSLYAASKRANELMAHSYAHLYQIPMTGLRFFTVYGPWGRPDMALFKFTQAILEGRPIDLYNHGQMGRDFTYIDDIVESIRRLRVKPPQAGEGQPPCQLFNIGRGEPVELLGFVECLEDALGIKAQRNYLPFQPGDVHQTWADVSSLARWIDFSPSTSLEQGVRAFVGWYRDFYTGTRRATTTTTQEA
- a CDS encoding glycosyltransferase family 2 protein, yielding MTEPLELSVLIPAKNEVDNLPSLLAEIRTALANERYEVLVVDDGSSDQTLAMLQQLKNQGFQQLRILRHERSLGQSTSIWHAAQAARGRWLATLDGDGQNDPADIPGMLALVRGNEDVKLVAGHRVNRRDTASKRWASRFANGLRSRLLKDATPDTGCGLKLIERAAFVGLPYFDHMHRFIPALILRHNGRMLVHPVNHRPRHAGISKYGNLDRALVGILDLFGVWWLIRRTRLDACPQELEG
- a CDS encoding lipid-A-disaccharide synthase N-terminal domain-containing protein; translation: MTRETLWLIIGFAGQAVFTGRFVLQWLYSEFKRRSVIPVGFWYLSMLGSALLLIYAIYRQDPVFILGQAFGILVYLRNLQLIARYKEQKE